AATTGGTCTGGTGATGCTAACGATAAAGGTATATATGATTCATTCAGCTTTCAGAGCTAGTAACCGACTCATgattcattagttttttttttttttttttttttttttttttttttttaatgctgtgTTGTAACTCTCACTGTATTGCAGGTATCCAGACCAGCGAGGACTACAGATTCTACGCCATCTCAGCTGAGTTCCCTGAATTCAGCAACAAGGACAAAACCTTAGTCTTCCAATTCTCAGTCAAGCACGAGCAGAAGCTTGACTGTGGTGGCGGCTACATGAAGCTTCTCAGTGGTGATGTTGACCAGAAGAAATTTGTGGTGGTGACACCCCATACAGGTACATTACTTATCTCGTCTCGTTTTTTTCTAGTCACTGTAACAGTCATAACATCATcaactgatatttgtttttaataataacaaccttcttcttttttttacctGCAGCATCATGTTTGGTCCCGATATCTGTGGGTACAGCACGAAGAAAGTGCATGCTATCCTTACCTACAATGACGCCAACCACCTGATCAAGAAGGATGTTCCGTGTGAAACTGACCAGCTCACCCATGTCTACACATTCATCCTCCGCCCAGATGCTACTTACACCATTCTCGTTGACAATGTTGAGAAGCAAACCGGTAGCCTGTACTCTGACTGGGATCTTCTCCCACCAAAGAAGATCAAAGACCCCAGCGCCAAGAAGGTATGCAGTGACTTATGAACCAACTACTTGTATCTCATTTAGAGACCGAACAAGAACAAACCAGGCCAATGCTCATCCAATCTGATCTCTCTTTTTTACAGCCTGAGGACTGGGACGAGCAAGAGTACATTCCTGACCCTGAAGACAAGAAACCTGACGGATACGATGATATCCCAAAGGAGATCCCAGATACCGATGCTAAGAAGGTTTTTACCTTGTCTATAGtttgattaaatatctaaaatctCTTGTTGTGTTCTGTATTTGCTATTTTTCTTTGTGTCCTTTGTGTTAGCCTGAGGactgggatgaagaagaagatggtgagtGGACTGCCCCTACCATTCCCAACCCTGAGTACATGGGTGAATGGAAGCCCAAGGTTTGTCAATCTCGCTGTCAACAAGTACGTATAATTTTTTCCGTCCTCTCAAGGTTGTCATATTTTTCTGTAGCAAATCAAAAACCCCAACTACAAGGGCAAGTGGGAGGCTCCAGAGATTGAAAACCCTGGTAAGTTTCCTATACTGTGGCCTTATCATATACGCAAttgatctctttttaaaatttaagtctTCTTTATCATTAAACCTTGCACCAATTTGATACGTTTAGTAATTCATATCTTTTGTTCACGTTAAATAACAGTCGTATATCATTTTCGTACTCAACAAGCTGGTTTAATGTTCTTGCATAAACTCACATGAAACTTTAGCTCTCCAAGACATAATATCCAACCATTACTGTGCCTAATATTACTGCTTGCATGCAGACTTCAAGGACGACCCAGAGCTCTATGTCTTCCCCAAGCTGAAGTATGTTGGAATCGAATTGTGGCAGGTAATAGATGTTGTCACTGTGACATTTTGTCTTCCTAGATCTGTTACTCTCTCATCTCTAAAAAGTGCATATCACTCTTTTTCAGGTGAAATCAGGATCATTGTTCGACAATGTCTTGATCTGCGATGACCCAGACTAACGCCAAGAAGTTGGCAGAAGAAACATGGGGAAAGCTCAAGGATGTACGTGTTCTAAAATACTCATCTGCATGGAAGCAACTTGTTGCTTCTGGTTACCGATAAGAATAGCCAATCTAATCTCTCGTAATTGCAGGCGGAGAAAGCAGCTTTTGATGAgattgagaagaagaaagaggaagaggaaTCCAAGGACGCTCCAGCGGAAACTGATGCAAGTCTTATTTGTGATTTATTGggtctttcttttgtttcttgtgCCAAGGTCCTGAACTGATATCATGTGTGTATTGAATTTGTTTCCAGGGTGAAGATGAAGCAGAGGAAGATGAAGGAGAGGAATCAGATACTGAATCAAAGACGGAGGCCAAATCAGAAGTTAGCGAGGAAACCGCTGAGAAAGACGCCACCGCTCATGTATGTTACGAAAAATACTTGCCTCTTCATTCCCCTTCCATATTGTTGTTTTGATTAAGTAAGTTGATGGGGTGATACTTTGTTTATGCAGGATGAACTGTAAGGAAAAGGACGTTGCAGTTTGAAGACCAAAGTTTTCgagtcttttttttattttcctttatcCTTTCTTTCGAAGTACTTTAGCAATCTAGTTTGTCTGAGGTAGAACAAGTTTTAGCAATTAAAAAAGTGGGGGGCAatgtgtggggggggggggggggggagggggggggagACACTGATATGACACGATCAGAGGCTCTTTTTGTACTGAAAACCATATGATGACATTTTGCACTTTCATCTCTTTCTCTGCTCTAAGTTTTATATTGGTTCCATCAAGTTTAATTTCCTTAAAAACTCACACATGCTTGAACGTTATTTTACTCTACAAATGGCTAAAAGTAGTTTAGTCCCAGCTATGAAGTACTTTAAACACAATTTGTAAAATGATTCAGTTGAGATTGTGTTTATTGCAACGGATCCGACTACTTCTTAATGTGTTGCTATTCACCATAACCATTTGGACTACTTGCATATGTTTTCGAAATAAAATGTGGCTCGCTTTTCTCATCGACAATTTAAATGATGTTGTCAAAAAGAAACTCATCTCCTGCCATTAATCTTCTTTTGCCAACCATCTCTCTTTTGGCTCTCTCACCTACCCAGAGTGAAAATTCCATTAAAGTCCAGCTAACAAAGCCAACGTATTAAAAGATCCTAACCTCTGATTCTTGGATCGGACAGTTCGCATTGGCTCAAATGACGTCAACGAGAAGGATGAGTACCAATCAGGAGGCTCCACATCAATTCACCAGCTCCATCCTTCAACTGCTTCCAGCCTCACAAACCACCAGCAAGAAAAATCCACTTCACTGCTTCCAGCCTTTTCAACTGCTTCCAGCCTTCCACCGTCTCTTCCTCTACGTCGGAAGATCTCCTCCTCATCTACTCTAAGTTATTCTCATAGCTTATGCTTGACATAACTACCCTGACCTCTACAAGTACTGGATTACACTCCTTTCTCTCGTTGTCCTTCCGATCTGGTTAAGCTCATCCTCTGTGGCTGCTACACACGCTGTCGTTGCTTTTTCGTGTACACTGCGTAATTCTACAGACACGAAACCACGACAATTATTTTCAGTGAGAGACGTGTCCTGTGGTGGAGGAGGAACCTGAGTCTTGGTGAAAACAGGTGGAGGAGGAACCTGAGTCTTGGTGAAAGATAAAAGATTGGTGGATTTCTCatctaatttgatttttttaacatttactCAATTTGGAATCTGAAATcgagaaatgaagaagaagatatattattatgcttttctattaattttttttttgtttagaagaAATTAGAGATGGTGTAGTACAAGGATACTAAAATCTTTTTGCAGCTAAAAAGTGTGTCTAGTATTTAATGTGTCTTTGATTGTAATTGATATGTTGAAATGTGTTTTTGGTTGTAATTTTCTCGAAAAAAGGCCAACGGTGGCGATCACGTTTCAGTCCAACAAACCAAGCGGTGTTTTTTACGAAACCACCCGAGAGATTAGcttctattttctttttgtttacttCCCCCACGAGAAAAGCACACTTCTTTTTTGTTATAACCACCCACCGCTAATATTTACCCACGTGTCACCCTTCCTTCGCGTTTCATCCAACACCATAGCGCCGTGTCACTTAGACTACAAGCAATGGAGGTGTTGAAACTTTAATTCAACAGTTTAATACTTACAATGCATGTGTTGAAAGGAGAGTTGAATCATAGGTGGATTAATCATAGTTGAATATTTTCAACTAGTTGAATCGAACATGGGTGGAGAGAGAGAGTCCACAtgtcatattattattagagttaaaaattgaaatttaaggaagaaagagaatgaaataatttatttgttttttcccCCTCCATTATTTGATGTCATTTATTTCatagtaaattaattttatatttatattttaatcataaatttcaTCATTTTTCATACTCTATTAATAgaaatttgtttcattttatttgacatatatttataaatagagATTAATCTCACGTTTAACCAAGGCAGTGGTGTGTTTAATCAAACGTTTAAAATAATTTGGCACACAACTagctgaaaaaataaaaaaccgtTGAGAGGGAGAGAGACAGTCTGATGTGGCATAGTTCCATTGGCCAAAGAGAAAGTGGTTCTGCCGACTTTTCTTGATTGGctgtgttttagtttttttttttttcctcttctaCATTATTTcattcaatattgtatattaaaatatttattttaaaaaaaaatatattaaaatttatcatatttcatactctataaatagagacttGTTTCATTAGATTTggacacagaaaaaaaaacccatCTTTAGCCTCTCAtaactctcgtttctatattttttctatCTTCTTTGAAAAAATGGATCCCAACCAAAACTCTTCTAATAATATCCAAACCCTTCAAACAACCCTTTTAACTATCCGAATCCCAACAACTATCCATTCCAAAATCCGTTTCCTAACCCAACCAACCCCAAACATaccaaattatggttttccaCCAAGTTTTTTCACGCCATCGGCTGTTCCAAACTACCATCCATATTATGGTTCGCCAATGTCATATTCATCTCAACAACCCACTTATTCTTCTACTCCAACGGATAAGGAATTTGCTTCGAATGTTGGAGCAACTGAATTTCCCGAGTTTTCTACACAAATGACTCTTGGTGGTATAAGTGGGGTTAATGAAGCAACTCTTGGAGCAGACAGTTCAGCCTCTGCTACCCGAAAAAGCGTCAAATGGACAACTGAGCAAAATTTGGTGCTATTGAGTGGGTGGATCAAATACGGAACAAACATCGTTGTTGGCAGAAACCAGAAAAGTGAATCATTTTGGGGCAAAATTGCTGAGTATTGTAATGAACATTGCTCATTTGATCCTCCGCGCAGTGGAGTTTCATGCAGAAATCATTACAACTACATGAACCAAAAATTGTCAAAATGGATTGGCGCTTACGATAACGCTAAGAGTATGCAACAAAGTGGGTGGTCGGAGCAAGATGTATTGGCGAAAGCGCAAGAAATCTATTCAGGTGGTGGTACCGGGAAATTTCAATTTAATGAAAGAATGGATCGCTGTCCGTGATCAACCACGTTATGGTAGTCAAGTTGGAGGGAATAGTGGCTCTAAAAGCAGTGGATCTAAGAGAGCCCACGATAGTGATGCTAGTGACTCTAACTCTGTTGGATCCACTGCTCGTCCAATGGGAAGGGATGCAGCAAAGAAAAAAGCTAAAAAGAAAGGCAAGAGCGTAGCCCTGGAAGTGGTCAACGAAGATTTTAATGAATTCAAACAAATCAAGGCTCAAGAGTTT
This portion of the Brassica napus cultivar Da-Ae unplaced genomic scaffold, Da-Ae ScsIHWf_2531;HRSCAF=3270, whole genome shotgun sequence genome encodes:
- the LOC125601358 gene encoding glutathione S-transferase T3-like, whose product is MSYSSQQPTYSSTPTDKEFASNVGATEFPEFSTQMTLGGISGVNEATLGADSSASATRKSVKWTTEQNLVLLSGWIKYGTNIVVGRNQKSESFWGKIAEYCNEHCSFDPPRSGVSCRNHYNYMNQKLSKWIGAYDNAKSMQQSGWSEQDVLAKAQEIYSGGGTGKFQFNERMDRCP